In one Bradyrhizobium cosmicum genomic region, the following are encoded:
- a CDS encoding Lrp/AsnC family transcriptional regulator, with protein MSELDAIDRKILSYLQNDSRMTMQELADKVGLSVSPCHRRVKLLEQRGVISRYIATVDQKALGLHVSVFISIKLARQKEEDLNRFARAISKWDEVLECYLMTGNRDYLLRVVAADLASYETFLKTKLTRLDGIASIESSFALSQVKYSIALPV; from the coding sequence ATGTCCGAGCTCGACGCCATCGACCGCAAGATCCTCAGCTACCTCCAGAACGACAGCCGCATGACCATGCAGGAGCTCGCCGACAAGGTCGGGCTCTCGGTCTCGCCCTGCCACCGCCGGGTCAAGCTGCTGGAGCAGCGCGGCGTCATCTCGCGCTACATCGCGACCGTCGACCAGAAGGCGCTGGGGCTGCATGTCAGTGTCTTCATCTCGATCAAGCTGGCGCGGCAGAAGGAGGAGGATCTCAACCGCTTCGCACGCGCGATCTCGAAATGGGACGAGGTGCTGGAATGCTATCTGATGACCGGCAACCGCGATTATCTGTTGCGCGTCGTCGCGGCCGACCTCGCCTCCTACGAGACCTTCCTGAAGACCAAGCTGACCCGGCTCGACGGCATCGCCTCGATCGAGTCGAGCTTTGCGCTCAGCCAGGTGAAATATTCGATCGCGCTGCCGGTGTGA
- the ppk2 gene encoding polyphosphate kinase 2, with protein sequence MTAADRTSEAANRERIIREMADDLDEELEMELDDARLDELLDESGTLGPAVDRKLYFRELLRLQGELVKLQDWVQSEKKKVVVLFEGRDSAGKGGVIKRITQRLNPRICRVAALPAPSERERTQWYFQRYVSHLPAGGEIVLFDRSWYNRAGVERVMGFCSEEEYQEFFKTVPEFERMLIRSGIILVKYWFSITDDEQQFRFSMRIRDPLKQWKLSPMDVESRSRWEAYTKAKETMLEHTHLPDSPWWIVDAVDKKRARLNCIAHLLTQMPYQEVARVPVVLPPRVRNPDYHRGPIPPEMYVPSKY encoded by the coding sequence ATGACCGCAGCCGACCGCACCTCTGAAGCCGCCAACCGCGAGCGCATCATCCGCGAGATGGCCGACGATCTCGACGAGGAGCTGGAGATGGAGCTGGATGATGCCCGTCTCGACGAGTTGCTGGACGAAAGCGGCACGCTGGGCCCCGCGGTCGACCGCAAGCTCTATTTCCGGGAACTGCTCCGGCTCCAGGGCGAATTGGTGAAACTCCAGGACTGGGTGCAGAGCGAGAAGAAGAAGGTCGTCGTGCTGTTCGAAGGCCGCGACTCCGCCGGCAAGGGCGGCGTCATCAAGCGCATCACCCAGCGGCTCAATCCCCGCATCTGCCGCGTCGCCGCGCTTCCAGCGCCGAGTGAGCGCGAGCGCACGCAATGGTACTTCCAGCGCTACGTCTCGCACCTGCCGGCCGGCGGCGAGATCGTGCTGTTCGACCGCAGCTGGTACAACCGCGCCGGCGTCGAGCGCGTGATGGGTTTCTGCTCGGAGGAGGAGTACCAGGAGTTCTTCAAGACGGTGCCGGAGTTCGAGCGGATGCTGATCCGCTCCGGCATCATCCTGGTCAAATACTGGTTCTCGATCACCGACGACGAGCAGCAGTTCCGCTTCAGCATGCGCATCAGGGATCCGCTCAAGCAATGGAAGCTGAGCCCGATGGACGTCGAGTCGCGCAGTCGCTGGGAGGCGTACACCAAGGCCAAGGAGACGATGCTGGAGCACACCCACCTGCCGGACTCGCCGTGGTGGATCGTCGACGCCGTGGACAAGAAGCGCGCGCGGCTCAACTGCATCGCGCATCTCCTGACCCAGATGCCGTACCAGGAGGTCGCCCGCGTGCCTGTCGTGCTGCCGCCGCGCGTCCGCAATCCCGACTATCACCGCGGCCCGATCCCGCCGGAGATGTACGTGCCGTCGAAGTATTGA
- a CDS encoding zinc-binding dehydrogenase yields the protein MRAAIFRNGEIVVDRIAEPKSGPGQVLVKTLACGICGSDLHARQHAGRMADMTRRAGRKPMDVTRDVVFGHEFCCEIVDYGSATERKLRPGTRVCSMPALLTPEGIKGIGYSNDFVGGYAEAMLLSEALLLEVPNGLAPEHAALTEPLAVGVHAVAKANIRGGEVPLVIGCGPVGLAVIAALKIKGLHPIVAADYSPARRALAAKLGADIVVDPRVSQPYATWAEHAQMSEAEKAARPPLQAMLPALKPAIIFECVGVPGLLQQVFEGAPRDARIVVVGVCMESDKNEPMLGIMKELNVQYVLGYTPDEFAASLRLIAEGEVDAAAMVTAEVGLDGVAKAFADLANPEAHTKIIVQPWR from the coding sequence ATGCGCGCTGCGATTTTCAGGAACGGTGAGATTGTCGTCGACCGCATCGCCGAGCCTAAGTCGGGTCCCGGCCAGGTGCTGGTCAAGACGCTCGCCTGCGGCATCTGCGGCTCCGACCTGCATGCGCGCCAGCATGCCGGCCGCATGGCCGACATGACCAGGAGAGCTGGTCGCAAGCCCATGGATGTCACTCGCGATGTCGTATTCGGCCACGAATTCTGCTGCGAGATCGTCGACTACGGTTCGGCCACCGAACGCAAGCTCAGGCCTGGCACACGGGTCTGCTCGATGCCGGCGCTGCTGACGCCGGAAGGCATCAAGGGCATTGGCTACTCCAACGATTTTGTCGGCGGTTATGCGGAAGCAATGCTGCTCAGCGAAGCACTGCTGCTGGAAGTGCCGAACGGCCTCGCGCCGGAACACGCCGCGCTAACCGAACCGCTCGCGGTCGGGGTCCACGCCGTGGCCAAAGCCAATATCCGCGGCGGCGAGGTGCCGCTGGTGATCGGCTGCGGCCCGGTCGGGCTCGCGGTGATCGCCGCGCTCAAGATCAAGGGCCTGCATCCGATCGTCGCCGCCGACTATTCGCCGGCGCGGCGCGCGCTCGCGGCAAAGCTCGGTGCCGATATCGTTGTCGATCCCAGGGTTTCGCAGCCGTATGCGACCTGGGCGGAGCACGCGCAGATGTCGGAGGCTGAGAAGGCGGCGCGGCCGCCGTTGCAGGCGATGCTGCCGGCGCTGAAGCCGGCGATCATCTTCGAATGCGTCGGCGTGCCCGGCTTGTTGCAGCAGGTGTTCGAGGGCGCGCCGCGCGATGCCAGGATCGTCGTGGTGGGTGTCTGCATGGAGAGCGACAAGAACGAGCCCATGCTCGGCATCATGAAGGAGCTCAACGTCCAGTACGTGCTCGGCTACACGCCGGACGAGTTCGCGGCGTCGCTGCGCCTGATTGCGGAGGGCGAGGTTGATGCGGCAGCGATGGTCACCGCCGAGGTCGGTCTCGACGGCGTCGCAAAAGCCTTTGCCGACCTCGCCAATCCCGAGGCGCACACCAAGATCATCGTGCAGCCGTGGCGGTGA
- a CDS encoding DMT family transporter encodes MPMPEKKQKVRRAPARVDHPFKGIALVLLSTVFLGCSDVTAKYLSTSLPSIEITWIRFVTFALMFVPVMLPGSPLHAMRTERLGLQLMRGAALLGSSLFFITGLSFLPIAEASATGFVSPLFVTALSIIFLSEKVGMRRWIATAIGLTGVLIILRPGSSAFHVAAFFPIISAFCWAAALILTRMMSGREAVLTTMAYSALTGVAILSLMVPFVWVTPSWTAIGLGIVIGIASTVGQWIVVLAYRYGDASVLAPFSYTQLLWVSILGFFLFGELPDVWTVTGAAFIVASGLYIAHRERIRRAQLLVLEERSPNP; translated from the coding sequence ATGCCCATGCCGGAGAAGAAGCAGAAGGTTCGCCGCGCGCCTGCGCGCGTCGATCATCCCTTCAAGGGCATCGCGCTGGTGCTGCTGTCGACGGTGTTTCTCGGCTGCTCCGACGTCACCGCGAAATATCTGTCGACGAGCCTGCCCTCGATAGAGATCACCTGGATCCGCTTCGTGACGTTCGCGCTGATGTTCGTGCCGGTGATGCTGCCGGGCTCGCCGCTCCATGCGATGCGCACCGAGCGTCTCGGCCTGCAGCTGATGCGCGGCGCCGCGCTGCTCGGCTCCTCGCTGTTCTTCATCACCGGCCTGAGCTTCCTTCCCATCGCAGAAGCTTCCGCGACCGGTTTCGTCTCGCCGCTGTTCGTCACCGCGCTGTCGATCATCTTCCTGAGCGAGAAGGTCGGCATGCGCCGCTGGATCGCGACCGCGATCGGATTGACGGGCGTGCTGATCATCCTGCGGCCGGGCTCGAGCGCGTTTCACGTCGCCGCGTTCTTCCCGATCATCTCGGCGTTCTGCTGGGCCGCCGCCCTGATCCTGACCCGCATGATGAGCGGACGCGAAGCCGTCCTCACCACCATGGCCTATTCCGCGCTCACGGGTGTTGCAATTCTCAGCCTGATGGTGCCGTTCGTCTGGGTCACGCCGAGCTGGACCGCGATCGGGCTCGGCATCGTGATCGGCATCGCCTCTACCGTCGGCCAGTGGATCGTCGTGCTGGCCTACCGCTACGGCGATGCCTCGGTGCTGGCGCCGTTCTCCTACACGCAGCTGCTGTGGGTCAGCATTCTCGGCTTCTTCCTGTTCGGCGAGCTGCCCGACGTCTGGACCGTCACGGGCGCGGCCTTCATCGTCGCCAGCGGTCTCTACATCGCCCATCGCGAGCGCATTCGCCGCGCCCAGCTCCTGGTGCTGGAAGAGCGTTCCCCGAACCCCTGA
- a CDS encoding aldo/keto reductase, with protein MKSNLFGKTGASVSVIGQGTWYLDHGDRNRAVAALQRGLDLGMTHIDTAEMYGDAELVIAEAIAGRRDEVFLVSKVLPSNASRRGTITACERSLKRLRTDRLDCYLLHWRGSYPLEDTVAAFEELVKAGKIKSWGVSNFDADDLDEILDVAGEGRIACNQVLYHLKERAIEHAVIPWCEQHGVAVVAYSPFGHDDFPTSNSKGGALLARIAEARRATPRQVALGFLTRATTVFAVPKASSAEHAGENAAAGDLALTKDEISALDAAFPRGPKPRGLPML; from the coding sequence ATGAAATCGAACCTCTTCGGCAAGACCGGCGCCAGTGTCTCCGTGATCGGGCAGGGCACCTGGTATCTCGACCACGGCGATCGCAACCGCGCGGTCGCGGCGCTTCAACGCGGGCTCGATCTCGGCATGACGCACATCGACACCGCCGAAATGTATGGCGATGCCGAGCTCGTCATTGCGGAGGCGATTGCGGGACGTCGCGATGAAGTGTTCCTCGTCTCGAAGGTGCTGCCGAGCAATGCGTCGCGTCGCGGCACCATCACGGCCTGCGAGCGTTCGCTGAAGCGGCTGAGGACCGATCGCCTCGATTGCTATCTGCTGCACTGGCGCGGTTCCTATCCGCTGGAAGACACCGTTGCTGCATTCGAGGAGTTGGTAAAGGCGGGCAAGATCAAGTCCTGGGGTGTCTCGAATTTCGATGCAGATGATCTCGACGAAATTCTCGATGTCGCGGGCGAGGGCCGCATCGCCTGCAATCAGGTGCTCTACCATCTGAAGGAGCGCGCGATCGAGCATGCGGTGATCCCGTGGTGCGAGCAGCATGGCGTTGCCGTCGTCGCCTATTCGCCGTTCGGTCACGACGATTTTCCAACGAGCAACAGCAAGGGCGGCGCGTTGCTCGCGCGTATTGCCGAGGCGCGTCGCGCGACGCCGCGTCAGGTCGCGCTGGGCTTCCTCACCCGGGCGACTACGGTGTTTGCGGTCCCGAAGGCGTCGTCGGCGGAACATGCCGGCGAGAATGCCGCGGCTGGCGATCTCGCGCTGACGAAGGATGAGATTTCGGCGCTCGATGCGGCGTTTCCGCGCGGTCCGAAGCCGCGCGGCCTGCCCATGCTGTAG
- a CDS encoding SMP-30/gluconolactonase/LRE family protein — protein MYLETPPRLIETKIFSAMPDKFRRKSVRTDWADANRPGVLTDSFIEGPSFDKDGHLYIVDIPFGRIFRIAPDGEWSLVIEYEGWPNGLKIAADGRILVADYMHGIMELDAKAGSIKPILTARNSESFRGCNDLHLASNGDIFFTDQGQTGLHDPNGRVYRLTPGGRLDCLINTGISPNGLVLDPSETVLFVAMTRDNSVWRLPFMQDGSVSKVGRFCSLFGTSGPDGMTMDTAGRLFVGHASLGHVFVFAPNGELIARIKSCAGPSCTNVAIGGAKKDRLYITESGTGSVLVADISGL, from the coding sequence ATGTACCTGGAAACGCCGCCGCGCCTGATCGAAACCAAGATCTTCTCCGCCATGCCCGACAAGTTCCGCCGCAAAAGCGTGCGGACCGACTGGGCTGACGCGAACCGGCCGGGTGTGCTGACCGACAGCTTCATCGAGGGGCCGTCCTTCGACAAGGACGGCCATCTCTACATCGTCGACATTCCGTTCGGCCGGATTTTCCGCATCGCGCCCGACGGCGAGTGGTCGCTGGTCATTGAATACGAGGGGTGGCCGAACGGGCTGAAGATCGCGGCCGACGGCCGCATCTTGGTCGCCGACTACATGCACGGCATCATGGAGCTCGACGCCAAGGCCGGCAGCATCAAGCCGATCCTGACCGCGCGCAATTCGGAATCGTTTCGCGGCTGCAACGACCTGCATCTTGCCTCCAACGGCGACATCTTTTTCACCGATCAGGGCCAGACCGGCCTGCATGATCCCAACGGGCGGGTTTATCGGCTGACGCCTGGTGGCCGGCTCGATTGCCTGATCAATACCGGCATCAGCCCGAACGGGCTGGTGCTCGACCCCAGCGAAACCGTGCTGTTCGTCGCCATGACGCGCGACAATTCGGTATGGCGGCTGCCGTTCATGCAGGATGGCAGCGTGTCGAAGGTCGGCCGCTTCTGTTCGCTGTTCGGCACCAGCGGCCCCGACGGCATGACGATGGATACGGCCGGCCGCCTGTTCGTCGGCCACGCCTCGCTCGGCCACGTCTTCGTGTTCGCGCCGAATGGCGAGCTGATCGCGCGCATCAAGTCATGCGCGGGGCCGAGCTGCACCAATGTCGCGATCGGTGGCGCGAAGAAGGACCGGCTCTATATCACGGAGTCCGGGACCGGCAGCGTGCTGGTCGCGGACATCAGCGGCTTGTGA
- a CDS encoding nitrate reductase — protein sequence MTVIDPSLRATRTTCPYCGVGCGVLATPDGKGGAAIAGDPDHPANFGRLCSKGSALGETVGLESRLLYPMIRCKGVLERVAWSDALDHVAHRMQHIIARDGADAVAFYLSGQLLTEDYYVANKLMKGFVGTANVDTNSRLCMSSSVAGHRRAFGADTVPGCYEDLDQADLLVFVGSNAAWCHPVLFQRMLRNRQERGARMIVIDPRRTDTAGDVDLFLGLKPGTDTALFSGLFVHLADNGALDQDYIAQNTSGFDDALARARNIAGSVTATALATGLPEQDVAAFFKMFRDTERVVTLYSQGVNQSAQGTDKVNAILNCHLATGRIGKPGASPFSLTGQPNAMGGREVGGLANQLAAHMNFTPPDIDRVRRFWKAPRIATHEGLKAVQLFEAINRGEVKALWVMGTNPAVSLPDADFVREALKKLELFVVSENVLSNDTVEAGPHVLLPALAWGEKSGTVTNSERRISRQRAFLPAPGEARPDWWILSETAKRLGFGDSFNYESAADIFREHAALSAFENNGSRDFDIGALTSLSDDAFDALKPVQWPAREGEVPGERFFAAGGFFTNDGKGRFVAPEVPSLRGETGPSRPLRLNTGRIRDQWHTMTRTGLSQRLGAHLPEPFVEIHPDDANKYNIAHDGYARITTDYGQCILKVVVSDRQQRGMLFAPIHWSAMNASHGRVGALAASFTDPFSGQPESKATPAAIAPYEYVFRGFALSRKQLDLPPNLLWTRVTVACGFGYLFADNADLSRWPAWLESVAGEDVADYRDFGGGVYRAASFAGDRIETCLFVGPAHDAGDWEVVKSLFVADHVTDDQRRMLLSGKSSEGAASTGPVVCACFGVGRGTICDTIAAGARTAAEIGVKLKAGTNCGSCIPELKRLIATTDVAPAKQVKVVGAAG from the coding sequence ATGACGGTGATCGATCCCTCGCTCCGCGCCACCCGGACGACCTGCCCTTATTGCGGCGTCGGCTGCGGCGTGCTCGCAACACCTGACGGCAAGGGCGGCGCCGCGATCGCGGGCGACCCCGATCATCCCGCCAATTTCGGCCGGCTGTGCTCGAAGGGCTCCGCGCTCGGCGAGACCGTCGGGCTGGAAAGCCGGCTGCTCTATCCGATGATCCGCTGCAAGGGTGTGCTGGAGCGCGTGGCCTGGAGCGATGCGCTCGACCACGTCGCCCACCGCATGCAGCACATCATCGCGCGCGACGGCGCCGATGCGGTCGCGTTCTATCTCTCCGGCCAGCTTCTGACCGAGGACTATTACGTCGCCAACAAGCTGATGAAGGGCTTCGTCGGCACCGCCAATGTCGACACCAATTCGCGGCTCTGCATGTCGTCCTCGGTTGCCGGCCACCGCCGCGCCTTCGGCGCCGACACCGTGCCGGGCTGTTACGAGGATCTCGACCAGGCCGATTTGCTGGTCTTCGTCGGCTCGAATGCGGCTTGGTGCCATCCGGTGTTGTTCCAGCGCATGCTCAGGAATCGGCAGGAGCGCGGCGCGCGCATGATCGTGATCGATCCGCGCCGCACGGACACCGCGGGCGATGTCGATCTGTTCCTCGGCCTCAAGCCCGGCACCGACACGGCGCTGTTCTCCGGCCTGTTCGTTCACCTCGCCGACAATGGCGCGCTCGATCAGGACTACATCGCGCAGAACACGTCGGGCTTCGACGACGCGCTGGCACGTGCGCGCAACATCGCCGGCAGCGTTACCGCGACTGCGCTTGCCACGGGCCTGCCCGAACAGGACGTCGCGGCCTTCTTCAAGATGTTCCGTGACACGGAGCGGGTCGTCACGCTCTATTCGCAGGGCGTCAACCAGTCGGCGCAAGGCACCGACAAGGTCAACGCGATCCTGAACTGCCATCTCGCCACCGGGCGGATCGGCAAGCCGGGCGCCTCGCCGTTCTCGCTCACCGGCCAGCCCAACGCGATGGGCGGCCGCGAGGTCGGCGGCCTCGCCAACCAGCTCGCCGCGCACATGAACTTCACGCCGCCGGACATCGATCGCGTCAGGCGGTTCTGGAAGGCGCCGCGCATCGCCACCCATGAGGGGCTGAAGGCGGTGCAATTGTTCGAGGCCATCAACCGCGGCGAGGTCAAGGCGCTGTGGGTGATGGGCACCAACCCCGCGGTGTCGCTGCCCGATGCCGATTTCGTGCGCGAGGCGCTGAAGAAGCTCGAGCTGTTCGTGGTCTCCGAGAACGTGCTCTCCAACGACACCGTCGAGGCGGGCCCGCACGTGCTCTTGCCCGCGCTCGCCTGGGGCGAGAAGTCGGGTACCGTCACCAATTCCGAACGCCGCATCTCGCGCCAGCGCGCGTTCCTGCCGGCGCCGGGCGAGGCACGGCCGGATTGGTGGATCCTGAGCGAGACCGCAAAGCGTCTCGGTTTCGGCGACAGCTTCAACTACGAATCCGCCGCCGACATCTTCCGCGAGCACGCCGCGCTCTCGGCGTTCGAGAACAATGGCAGCCGTGATTTCGACATCGGAGCGCTGACTTCGTTGTCCGACGACGCCTTCGATGCCTTGAAGCCGGTGCAATGGCCGGCACGCGAAGGCGAAGTGCCCGGCGAGCGCTTCTTCGCAGCCGGCGGCTTCTTCACCAATGACGGCAAGGGCCGCTTCGTCGCGCCGGAGGTGCCGTCGCTGCGTGGCGAGACCGGGCCGTCGCGTCCCCTGCGGCTCAACACCGGGCGCATCCGCGACCAGTGGCACACCATGACGCGCACCGGCCTCAGCCAGCGGCTGGGCGCGCATCTGCCCGAGCCGTTCGTCGAGATCCACCCCGATGATGCCAACAAGTACAACATCGCCCATGATGGCTATGCCCGCATCACCACCGATTACGGCCAGTGCATCCTGAAGGTCGTCGTCAGCGACCGGCAGCAGCGCGGCATGCTGTTCGCGCCGATCCACTGGAGCGCGATGAACGCCTCGCATGGCCGCGTCGGCGCGCTGGCGGCATCGTTCACCGATCCGTTCTCGGGGCAGCCGGAATCGAAGGCGACGCCGGCGGCGATTGCACCCTATGAATACGTCTTCCGCGGTTTTGCGCTGTCGCGAAAACAACTCGACCTGCCGCCGAACCTGCTGTGGACGCGTGTCACGGTTGCCTGCGGCTTCGGATATCTCTTCGCCGACAATGCCGACCTGTCGCGCTGGCCGGCCTGGCTCGAGAGCGTCGCCGGCGAAGACGTTGCCGACTATCGCGACTTCGGCGGCGGCGTCTATCGCGCAGCCTCGTTCGCGGGCGACCGCATCGAGACCTGCCTGTTCGTCGGCCCCGCCCATGATGCCGGCGATTGGGAGGTGGTGAAGAGCCTGTTCGTGGCCGATCACGTCACCGACGACCAGCGCCGCATGCTGCTGTCGGGCAAGTCCAGCGAAGGCGCGGCCTCGACCGGTCCCGTCGTCTGCGCCTGCTTCGGCGTCGGCCGCGGCACCATCTGCGACACCATCGCTGCCGGCGCACGCACGGCCGCCGAGATCGGCGTCAAGCTCAAGGCCGGCACCAATTGCGGCTCCTGCATCCCCGAGCTGAAGCGGCTGATTGCGACGACGGACGTGGCGCCGGCGAAGCAGGTGAAGGTCGTGGGGGCTGCGGGGTAG
- a CDS encoding FAD-dependent oxidoreductase, with product MSEPLVIVGNGMAAARLVDELAKTALGRYAVAVIGEEPRLAYNRVLLSSVLAGETGSHEIELRPADWWRHRGVTVRYGYRVTEIDIGRRELKIEGEESMHYSKLVLATGSTPLRLNVPGADLAGVHTFRDTRDVDLLLALAAGKKRVVVVGGGLLGLEAAYGLAKAGAPVTLLHLMDRLMERQLDLPAADLLKTLVERKGIRILLNASTKCIHGDSRVEAVELADGSRIEADAVIFAAGIRPNVALARDAGIAVNRGVVVNDEMQTASPDIYALGECAEHRGTCYGLVEPAYEQARVLARHLAGRPAAYQGSVVSTNLKVSGVSVFSAGDFMGGEGSESLVLTDRRRGTYKKLVIADGRLTGAVLIGDTADALWYLELIRNREKVTAIRSDMMFGRALALTPKAA from the coding sequence GTGAGTGAACCGCTTGTCATCGTCGGTAACGGTATGGCGGCCGCACGTCTGGTCGACGAGCTCGCCAAGACCGCGCTCGGCCGCTACGCGGTCGCGGTGATCGGCGAGGAACCGCGGCTCGCTTACAATCGGGTGCTGCTCTCCTCCGTGCTGGCTGGTGAGACCGGCTCGCACGAGATCGAGCTTCGGCCGGCGGACTGGTGGCGCCATCGCGGCGTCACCGTCCGCTACGGCTACCGCGTCACCGAGATCGACATCGGCCGCCGCGAGCTCAAGATCGAGGGCGAAGAGAGCATGCACTATTCCAAGCTGGTGCTCGCCACCGGCTCGACGCCGTTGCGGCTCAACGTACCCGGCGCCGATCTCGCCGGCGTCCACACTTTCCGCGACACCCGCGACGTCGATTTGCTGCTGGCGCTCGCCGCCGGCAAGAAGCGCGTCGTGGTGGTCGGCGGCGGCCTGCTCGGGCTCGAAGCGGCCTACGGCCTCGCCAAGGCCGGCGCGCCCGTCACGCTGCTGCACCTGATGGACCGGCTGATGGAGCGCCAGCTCGATCTGCCGGCCGCCGACCTGCTTAAGACGCTGGTCGAACGCAAGGGCATCCGCATCCTGCTCAATGCCAGCACGAAGTGCATTCATGGCGACAGTCGCGTCGAAGCCGTCGAACTCGCCGACGGCAGCCGCATCGAGGCCGATGCGGTGATCTTCGCGGCCGGCATCAGGCCCAATGTCGCGCTTGCCAGGGACGCCGGCATCGCGGTCAATCGCGGCGTCGTCGTCAACGACGAGATGCAGACTGCTTCGCCCGACATCTACGCGCTCGGCGAATGCGCCGAGCATCGCGGTACCTGCTATGGCCTGGTCGAGCCGGCCTATGAGCAGGCGCGTGTGCTGGCGCGGCATCTCGCCGGCCGTCCCGCTGCCTATCAGGGCAGCGTGGTCTCGACCAATCTGAAAGTGTCTGGCGTCAGCGTGTTCTCCGCCGGCGACTTCATGGGCGGGGAGGGCAGCGAGAGCCTCGTGCTCACCGATCGCCGGCGCGGCACCTACAAGAAGCTCGTCATCGCCGACGGCCGGCTCACCGGCGCGGTGCTGATCGGCGATACCGCCGATGCGCTCTGGTATCTCGAGCTGATCCGCAATCGCGAAAAGGTCACCGCGATCCGTTCCGACATGATGTTCGGCCGCGCGCTTGCGCTTACGCCAAAGGCCGCTTGA
- a CDS encoding globin family protein — MTPEQITLVQQSFSKVAPISEAASVLFYDRLFEVAPSVRAMFPEDMTEQRKKLMGMLAAVVSGLSNLETILPAASALAKRHVAYGAKAEHYPVVGATLLWTLEKGLGEAWTPELAAAWTDAYGVLSGFMISEAYGAQSQAAE; from the coding sequence ATGACGCCGGAACAGATCACCCTCGTCCAGCAGAGCTTTTCCAAGGTCGCGCCGATTTCCGAAGCGGCTTCCGTGCTGTTCTACGACCGCCTGTTCGAGGTGGCGCCGTCGGTGCGCGCGATGTTCCCCGAGGACATGACCGAGCAGCGCAAGAAGCTGATGGGCATGCTCGCCGCCGTGGTCAGCGGCCTATCGAACCTCGAGACGATTCTTCCGGCGGCCTCCGCGCTCGCCAAGCGTCATGTCGCCTACGGCGCCAAGGCCGAGCACTATCCCGTGGTCGGCGCCACCCTGCTCTGGACCCTGGAGAAGGGCCTCGGCGAAGCCTGGACGCCTGAGCTCGCCGCGGCCTGGACCGACGCCTACGGCGTGCTGTCCGGCTTCATGATTTCCGAGGCCTACGGCGCGCAGTCGCAGGCCGCTGAATAG
- a CDS encoding ABC transporter ATP-binding protein: MTAYLKLDHIDKIFTRGAATTEVLKDINLTIEKGEYVSIIGHSGCGKSTLLNIIAGLTTATTGGVLLENREVNSPGPDRAVVFQNHSLLPWLTVFENVKLGVDKVFARTKTKAEREAWVMHNLNLVQMAHARDKRPSEISGGMKQRVGIARALAMEPKVLLLDEPFGALDALTRAHLQDSVMALHQKLGNTILMITHDVDEAVLLSDRIVMMTNGPSARIGEVLEVPLVRPRKRLELATSATYLKCRQRVLEFLYERHRFVEAA, from the coding sequence ATGACCGCCTATCTGAAGCTCGACCACATCGACAAGATATTCACCCGCGGCGCCGCCACCACGGAGGTGCTGAAGGACATCAACCTGACGATCGAGAAGGGCGAATACGTCTCGATCATCGGCCATTCCGGCTGCGGCAAGTCGACCCTGCTCAACATCATCGCCGGGCTCACCACCGCCACCACCGGCGGCGTGCTGCTGGAGAACCGCGAGGTCAACTCGCCCGGCCCCGATCGTGCCGTGGTGTTCCAGAACCACAGCCTGCTGCCCTGGCTGACCGTGTTCGAGAACGTCAAGCTCGGCGTCGACAAGGTCTTCGCCAGGACCAAGACCAAGGCCGAGCGCGAGGCCTGGGTGATGCACAATCTCAACCTCGTGCAGATGGCCCACGCCAGGGACAAGCGCCCCTCGGAAATCTCCGGCGGCATGAAGCAGCGCGTCGGCATCGCGCGGGCGCTGGCGATGGAGCCGAAAGTGCTGCTGCTGGACGAGCCCTTCGGCGCGCTCGACGCCCTGACCCGCGCGCATCTGCAGGACTCGGTGATGGCGCTGCACCAGAAGCTCGGCAACACCATTCTGATGATCACACACGACGTCGACGAGGCCGTGCTGCTGTCCGACCGCATCGTGATGATGACGAACGGACCGTCCGCCCGCATCGGCGAGGTGCTGGAGGTACCGCTGGTGCGGCCGCGCAAGCGGCTCGAGCTCGCGACCAGCGCGACGTACTTGAAGTGCCGTCAGCGCGTGCTCGAATTCCTCTATGAGCGTCACCGCTTCGTCGAGGCCGCGTAA